Proteins encoded in a region of the Mucilaginibacter sabulilitoris genome:
- a CDS encoding glycoside hydrolase family 28 protein — protein sequence MYRSARLFLVAAFALACNLSAFAADVDIASYGAVGNSTTLNTAAIQKAIDACYKSGGGKVIIPSGTFLTGTIALNDNITLQLKKGAVLLGSTDVNDYQNLDPFVDGLGISVGWALVVAVDKKNIGIEGEGIIDGQGSKLKAQQILTDTRPESQRWGRRPFLLRVVRCQNVSVQGVTLNYSAAWTSHYFQCKRVNIKNVKIVSRGVAHNDGMDIDGCQDVTIKDCDVVSGDDALCFKTTSSKMACKDIVISGLRLKSGQGAIKIGTESMAAFEHISISKCYIYDTTNGGIKLLSVDGAQIRDINISDITMVEVKTPMLIRLGARLSVFRKDQDRQQPIGSLENVTIRNVKAKAADNAQLMPPSGILITGIPDHPIKNLTLENIEINLAGGGNAENARQVVPEAIDKYPEVKTFGPLVPAYGVWARHVDGLKLRNVKFTLSHNDLRPAFICEDGKNIELNTWSIPETTGAQAVVRLENVAGATINSNTVTGSADAFVRVEGSASRDVHILKNKLPGIPKKVELSADLKAGTTVLD from the coding sequence ATGTACAGATCAGCCAGGTTGTTTTTGGTTGCTGCCTTTGCTTTAGCATGTAACTTAAGTGCATTTGCTGCTGATGTGGATATTGCCAGCTATGGGGCTGTAGGTAACAGTACTACATTAAATACAGCAGCCATTCAAAAAGCAATTGATGCTTGTTATAAAAGCGGTGGAGGTAAGGTTATTATCCCTTCGGGCACATTTTTAACCGGTACTATAGCGCTGAATGATAACATTACCCTGCAGCTAAAAAAAGGCGCCGTGCTTTTAGGGAGTACCGATGTTAACGATTACCAAAACCTTGACCCGTTTGTTGACGGATTGGGTATTAGTGTGGGTTGGGCTTTGGTTGTAGCGGTTGATAAAAAAAACATAGGTATTGAGGGCGAAGGTATTATTGACGGTCAGGGATCAAAACTTAAGGCGCAGCAAATATTAACCGATACCCGACCGGAATCACAACGCTGGGGACGGCGCCCGTTTTTACTGCGGGTTGTACGTTGCCAGAATGTTTCTGTACAGGGTGTTACCCTGAATTACTCGGCTGCCTGGACATCGCATTACTTTCAATGTAAGCGGGTAAACATCAAGAATGTAAAAATTGTAAGCAGGGGAGTTGCGCATAATGACGGTATGGATATAGACGGCTGCCAGGATGTTACCATTAAAGATTGCGATGTGGTAAGCGGGGATGACGCCCTGTGTTTTAAAACAACATCGAGTAAAATGGCCTGTAAGGATATTGTAATTTCTGGTTTGAGATTAAAAAGTGGTCAGGGAGCTATTAAGATCGGAACGGAATCAATGGCGGCATTTGAGCATATCAGTATCTCAAAATGTTACATTTATGATACCACTAACGGCGGTATCAAGCTGCTTTCGGTAGATGGCGCGCAGATCAGGGATATCAACATCAGCGATATTACCATGGTGGAAGTAAAAACACCAATGCTTATCCGTTTGGGTGCAAGGCTAAGTGTATTCCGCAAAGATCAGGATAGACAGCAACCAATAGGGTCACTTGAAAATGTAACCATTCGCAATGTAAAGGCAAAGGCCGCTGATAATGCCCAGTTAATGCCACCATCGGGTATCCTGATAACCGGTATCCCGGATCATCCCATCAAAAACCTGACCCTGGAGAACATCGAAATAAACCTGGCTGGTGGCGGGAACGCCGAAAATGCCAGGCAGGTTGTACCCGAGGCAATTGATAAATATCCGGAAGTGAAAACCTTTGGTCCGCTGGTGCCTGCTTATGGCGTTTGGGCCCGGCATGTTGACGGATTAAAGCTGCGTAATGTGAAATTCACTTTAAGCCATAATGACCTGAGGCCGGCCTTTATCTGTGAGGATGGTAAAAACATTGAATTGAACACCTGGTCAATTCCGGAAACAACCGGTGCCCAGGCGGTAGTGAGGTTAGAGAATGTAGCAGGGGCCACCATCAACAGCAATACGGTAACCGGATCTGCAGATGCATTTGTGCGTGTGGAAGGTAGTGCGAGCCGGGATGTACATATTTTGAAAAACAAGCTCCCGGGTATACCAAAAAAGGTAGAGCTGTCTGCTGATCTGAAGGCCGGAACAACTGTTTTGGATTAG
- a CDS encoding SMP-30/gluconolactonase/LRE family protein, which yields MMVVRSPFNYNFQINNGKVMKQFFKYILAAVVAIMVQNTLAQTHQLEKLWETDTVVRVPESVLPDLKKGVLFVSEIEGNPNAVDGKGGVAKIGLDGKIINLDFTTGLNAPKGLGHFGNELYAADLSEVVVIDINTGKVKNKIVVDSAKALNDITVNDKGIVYVSDSKTKKIHRIENGKVSTFLTNVGGVNGLKAVGADLYILGGQKFMKSDSQGNLTQVAMLSCGGDGIEPVGNGDFLITCWSGHIYYVTAAGKIETLLDIQEKKVNTADLAYDNVKHILYVPTFWGNKVMAYKLITTK from the coding sequence ATGATGGTAGTACGCAGTCCGTTCAACTATAATTTTCAAATCAATAATGGAAAGGTAATGAAACAGTTTTTTAAATATATATTGGCTGCCGTGGTGGCCATAATGGTTCAAAACACTCTTGCGCAAACCCATCAGCTGGAAAAACTTTGGGAAACCGATACTGTTGTACGGGTTCCGGAATCTGTTTTGCCCGATCTTAAAAAAGGGGTATTGTTTGTATCAGAAATTGAGGGCAATCCAAACGCGGTTGACGGTAAGGGTGGCGTTGCTAAAATTGGTTTAGATGGAAAGATCATCAATCTTGATTTCACCACCGGCTTAAACGCCCCTAAAGGACTTGGGCACTTTGGTAATGAATTATACGCTGCCGACCTGTCGGAAGTGGTGGTTATTGATATCAATACCGGAAAGGTTAAAAACAAAATCGTGGTTGACAGCGCCAAGGCCCTGAATGATATTACTGTAAACGATAAAGGGATTGTTTATGTATCAGACAGTAAAACAAAAAAGATACATCGTATTGAAAATGGAAAAGTAAGCACGTTTTTAACAAATGTGGGCGGCGTAAACGGACTTAAAGCTGTTGGTGCCGACCTTTATATTCTGGGTGGGCAAAAATTTATGAAATCAGATAGCCAGGGAAATTTAACACAGGTAGCCATGCTAAGTTGCGGCGGGGATGGTATTGAACCTGTAGGTAATGGCGATTTCCTGATCACCTGCTGGTCGGGCCATATATATTACGTTACCGCCGCGGGTAAAATAGAAACCCTGCTCGACATACAGGAGAAAAAGGTGAACACGGCCGATCTGGCCTATGATAACGTAAAACACATTTTATATGTGCCTACATTTTGGGGCAATAAAGTAATGGCTTATAAATTAATAACTACCAAATAG
- a CDS encoding glycoside hydrolase family 95 protein — translation MGFYHNLHFFKRCLVIAGVFNAGIAAAQIPGTDQYLKLWYTKPAAAWEEALPLGNATTGAMVFGGVNHERYQLNDHNLWSGFPESGNNPQGPEYLPQVRKAVFDNDFDKAADLWKKHLQGPYTARYLPLGDLLLNFSLTDSTNYQRELNLNNAVSTVRYEVAGGHYLRETFISYPDKVMVVRITADKKGTVNFTANLQSKLHFKVTNDGDSKLILKGKAPSYVANRDYDPRQVIYDEPKGEGMNFQIDLKIKNDGGRVIAVNNALKVTGANQVVIYLTEATSFNGFNKSPGLQGKDPAAEANGNLLAASQKTYEQLKQRHITDYQHLFKRVSFNLGVDAGMVKQPTDERLRNFNVANPDKQLQTLYYQFGRYLLIASSRPGSAPANLQGIWNDQVSPPWGSNYTTNINTEMNYWLAENTNLSECHQPLFDFLKELRVNGAITAKESYNINEGWVEHHNTDIWAKTSTVGGFDHDPKSSVRWSAWPMGGAWMSLHLYDHYLFTGDKTFLSKTAYPIMKGAAQFMLHWLVTDPKTGYLVTNPSTSPENTIKISGKEYQVSMASTMDMSIIRELFQDCMSSAQILGIDQAFAIKVKVAYNKLYPFHIGKYGQLQEWFQDWDDPADTHRHISHLFSLFPGRQISVFNTPELAAAAKQSMIYRGDVSTGWSMAWKVNWWSRMHDGNHAYKILGAAFNYMDPAQKKEQMSGGGTYPNLFDAHPPFQIDGNFGGTAGMTEMLLQSQNGEIELLPALPDAWADGSIKGIKARGNFEVAIDWKKGRLSKATVKSNIGGNCRLRTQVPVKVVEENSKIAQGTNKNILNAQPAIPAYKKADDVKLTDITFNKGYVIDFATQKGKTYTIIPQ, via the coding sequence ATGGGGTTTTATCACAACTTACATTTCTTTAAAAGATGCCTTGTTATTGCCGGGGTGTTCAATGCCGGTATTGCAGCTGCACAGATACCTGGTACCGATCAGTATTTAAAACTGTGGTACACTAAACCTGCTGCAGCCTGGGAAGAAGCGCTGCCCTTAGGTAATGCTACTACGGGTGCTATGGTGTTTGGGGGCGTCAACCATGAACGTTACCAGCTTAATGACCATAACCTTTGGTCCGGGTTTCCTGAATCAGGTAATAACCCGCAAGGGCCCGAATATTTACCACAGGTTCGCAAAGCTGTTTTTGATAATGATTTTGACAAAGCGGCCGATCTGTGGAAAAAGCATTTACAGGGACCTTACACTGCCCGTTACCTGCCCCTGGGTGACCTGCTGCTTAATTTTAGCCTGACAGACAGCACTAATTATCAACGCGAACTAAATTTGAACAACGCGGTTTCAACCGTACGGTATGAGGTTGCGGGGGGGCACTATTTACGCGAAACATTTATAAGCTACCCGGATAAGGTGATGGTGGTACGCATCACTGCCGATAAAAAGGGCACTGTTAATTTCACAGCTAACTTGCAAAGCAAACTGCACTTTAAGGTGACGAATGATGGAGATAGTAAATTAATATTAAAGGGAAAAGCCCCAAGTTATGTAGCCAATCGCGATTATGACCCCCGCCAGGTAATTTATGATGAGCCCAAAGGCGAGGGGATGAATTTCCAGATCGACCTGAAAATAAAAAATGATGGCGGCCGCGTGATCGCTGTTAACAATGCATTGAAGGTTACCGGCGCTAATCAGGTAGTTATTTATTTAACAGAGGCTACCAGCTTTAACGGATTTAATAAGTCGCCGGGCCTACAGGGTAAGGATCCTGCTGCGGAGGCCAATGGTAACCTGTTGGCTGCATCTCAAAAAACGTATGAACAGCTTAAGCAAAGGCATATAACCGATTATCAGCATTTGTTTAAGCGGGTCAGTTTTAATTTAGGTGTAGATGCCGGTATGGTAAAACAACCTACGGATGAACGGCTCAGGAATTTCAACGTAGCCAATCCTGATAAGCAGTTGCAAACCCTCTACTACCAGTTCGGACGCTATTTGCTGATAGCCAGTTCGAGGCCGGGCAGTGCGCCGGCTAACCTGCAGGGTATCTGGAACGATCAGGTATCTCCGCCCTGGGGCAGTAATTATACCACCAACATCAATACCGAAATGAATTACTGGCTGGCAGAAAACACCAACCTCTCCGAGTGTCATCAACCCTTGTTTGATTTTTTGAAAGAACTCAGGGTAAACGGCGCTATTACTGCTAAGGAAAGCTACAATATTAATGAAGGCTGGGTAGAACACCATAACACCGATATATGGGCCAAAACATCTACAGTTGGTGGGTTTGATCATGACCCTAAGAGTTCAGTCAGGTGGTCGGCCTGGCCCATGGGTGGTGCCTGGATGAGCCTTCATTTGTATGATCATTATTTGTTTACAGGCGATAAGACTTTTTTGAGTAAGACCGCCTATCCTATTATGAAAGGCGCCGCGCAGTTTATGCTGCACTGGCTGGTGACCGATCCTAAAACCGGGTACCTGGTAACCAATCCTTCCACATCGCCCGAGAATACGATAAAGATCAGCGGGAAAGAATACCAGGTGAGTATGGCTTCTACCATGGATATGTCTATCATTCGCGAATTGTTTCAGGATTGTATGAGCAGCGCCCAAATTCTGGGTATTGATCAGGCTTTCGCTATAAAGGTAAAAGTTGCCTATAATAAACTTTATCCTTTCCATATAGGTAAATATGGCCAGCTGCAGGAATGGTTTCAGGACTGGGATGATCCTGCCGATACACACCGGCATATATCGCATTTATTCAGCCTGTTTCCGGGCAGGCAGATCTCTGTATTCAATACACCCGAACTCGCAGCTGCGGCCAAACAATCCATGATATACAGGGGAGACGTAAGCACAGGATGGTCAATGGCCTGGAAGGTGAATTGGTGGTCGCGTATGCATGACGGCAACCATGCTTATAAAATATTAGGGGCCGCATTTAATTATATGGACCCTGCGCAAAAAAAGGAACAAATGAGTGGGGGCGGTACTTACCCCAATTTGTTTGACGCGCACCCACCTTTTCAGATCGATGGAAATTTTGGCGGAACGGCAGGTATGACTGAAATGTTGTTGCAGAGCCAAAATGGAGAAATAGAATTGTTACCGGCGTTACCCGATGCCTGGGCTGATGGCAGCATCAAAGGCATTAAAGCCCGCGGAAATTTTGAGGTAGCTATTGACTGGAAAAAAGGAAGGTTGAGTAAAGCGACGGTTAAATCAAATATAGGGGGCAATTGCAGGTTACGCACACAGGTTCCGGTAAAGGTGGTTGAAGAAAACAGTAAAATTGCTCAAGGTACTAATAAGAACATTTTAAATGCCCAGCCGGCAATACCGGCTTATAAAAAAGCGGATGATGTTAAACTAACCGATATAACCTTTAATAAAGGTTATGTAATTGACTTTGCTACCCAAAAAGGTAAAACCTACACCATTATACCCCAATAA